From a single Phacochoerus africanus isolate WHEZ1 chromosome 11, ROS_Pafr_v1, whole genome shotgun sequence genomic region:
- the UCP3 gene encoding mitochondrial uncoupling protein 3 isoform X1 — protein MVGLKPPEVPPTTAVKLLGAGTAACFADLLTFPLDTAKVRLQIQGENQAARSAQYRGVLGTILTMVRNEGPRSPYNGLVAGLQRQMSFASIRIGLYDSVKQLYTPKGSDYSSITTRILAGCTTGAMAVTCAQPTDVVKVRFQASIHAGPGSNRKYSGTMDAYRTIAREEGVRGLWKGILPNITRNAIINCAEMVTYDVIKEKVLDYHLLTDNLPCHFVSAFGAGFCATVVASPVDVVKTRYMNSPPGQYQNPLDCMLKMVTQEGPTAFYKGGQTPGSEGLGLIRLTLNDMKVWGTDPGQLKTHVQRLAGPPCMQFLHFVRFQQLQIV, from the exons ATGGTGGGCCTGAAGCCTCCCGAGGTGCCGCCCACGACGGCCGTGAAGCTCCTGGGGGCGGGCACCGCGGCCTGCTTCGCCGACCTCCTCACCTTCCCACTGGACACGGCCAAGGTCCGCCTGCAG ATCCAGGGGGAGAACCAGGCGGCCCGCAGCGCCCAGTACCGCGGGGTGCTGGGCACCATCCTCACCATGGTGCGCAACGAGGGCCCCCGCAGCCCCTACAACGGGCTGGTGGCCGGCCTGCAGCGCCAGATGAGCTTCGCCTCCATCCGCATCGGCCTCTACGACTCCGTCAAGCAGCTCTACACGCCCAAGGGATCGGACT ACTCCAGCATCACCACCCGGATTTTGGCGGGCTGCACCACGggggccatggcagtgacctgcgCCCAGCCCACGGACGTGGTGAAGGTTCGATTCCAGGCCAGCATACACGCCGGGCCCGGGAGCAACAGGAAGTACAGTGGGACGATGGATGCCTACAGGACCATCGCCAGGGAGGAAGGGGTCCGGGGCCTGTGGAAAG GAATTCTGCCCAACATCACGAGGAATGCCATCATCAACTGTGCCGAGATGGTGACCTATGATGTCATCAAGGAGAAGGTGCTAGACTACCACCTGCTCACGG ACAACCTGCCCTGCCACTTTGTCTCTGCCTTTGGAGCTGGCTTCTGTGCCACCGTGGTGGCCTCCCCCGTGGATGTGGTGAAGACCCGGTACATGAACTCGCCCCCCGGCCAGTACCAGAACCCTCTGGACTGCATGCTGAAGATGGTGACCCAGGAGGGCCCCACAGCCTTCTATAAAGG AGGGCAAACTCCTGGCAGCGAAGGACTGGGGCTTATACGGTTGACCTTGAACGACATGAAGGTTTGGGGCACGGACCCCGGGCAGCTGAAAACACACGTACAACGACTCGCTGGCCCTCCCTGCATGCAGTTCCTCCACTTCGTCAGATTCCAGCAACTGCAGATCGTGTAG
- the UCP3 gene encoding mitochondrial uncoupling protein 3 isoform X2, with the protein MVGLKPPEVPPTTAVKLLGAGTAACFADLLTFPLDTAKVRLQIQGENQAARSAQYRGVLGTILTMVRNEGPRSPYNGLVAGLQRQMSFASIRIGLYDSVKQLYTPKGSDYSSITTRILAGCTTGAMAVTCAQPTDVVKVRFQASIHAGPGSNRKYSGTMDAYRTIAREEGVRGLWKGILPNITRNAIINCAEMVTYDVIKEKVLDYHLLTDNLPCHFVSAFGAGFCATVVASPVDVVKTRYMNSPPGQYQNPLDCMLKMVTQEGPTAFYKGFTPSFLRLGSWNVVMFVSYEQLKRALMKVQMLREPPF; encoded by the exons ATGGTGGGCCTGAAGCCTCCCGAGGTGCCGCCCACGACGGCCGTGAAGCTCCTGGGGGCGGGCACCGCGGCCTGCTTCGCCGACCTCCTCACCTTCCCACTGGACACGGCCAAGGTCCGCCTGCAG ATCCAGGGGGAGAACCAGGCGGCCCGCAGCGCCCAGTACCGCGGGGTGCTGGGCACCATCCTCACCATGGTGCGCAACGAGGGCCCCCGCAGCCCCTACAACGGGCTGGTGGCCGGCCTGCAGCGCCAGATGAGCTTCGCCTCCATCCGCATCGGCCTCTACGACTCCGTCAAGCAGCTCTACACGCCCAAGGGATCGGACT ACTCCAGCATCACCACCCGGATTTTGGCGGGCTGCACCACGggggccatggcagtgacctgcgCCCAGCCCACGGACGTGGTGAAGGTTCGATTCCAGGCCAGCATACACGCCGGGCCCGGGAGCAACAGGAAGTACAGTGGGACGATGGATGCCTACAGGACCATCGCCAGGGAGGAAGGGGTCCGGGGCCTGTGGAAAG GAATTCTGCCCAACATCACGAGGAATGCCATCATCAACTGTGCCGAGATGGTGACCTATGATGTCATCAAGGAGAAGGTGCTAGACTACCACCTGCTCACGG ACAACCTGCCCTGCCACTTTGTCTCTGCCTTTGGAGCTGGCTTCTGTGCCACCGTGGTGGCCTCCCCCGTGGATGTGGTGAAGACCCGGTACATGAACTCGCCCCCCGGCCAGTACCAGAACCCTCTGGACTGCATGCTGAAGATGGTGACCCAGGAGGGCCCCACAGCCTTCTATAAAGG ATTCACACCTTCCTTTTTGCGCTTGGGAAGCTGGAATGTGGTGATGTTTGTAAGCTACGAGCAGCTGAAACGGGCCTTGATGAAAGTCCAGATGCTGCGGGAACCTCCGTTTTGA